One window of Mechercharimyces sp. CAU 1602 genomic DNA carries:
- the recR gene encoding recombination mediator RecR — MYTPEPITRLIEGFMRLPGIGPKTAQRLAFFVLGMKEEDVMDLAKALVRAKRDLTPCEMCKNITDQKICSICANKSRDRSVICVVQDPRDVIAMERMKEYSGLYHVLNGAISPMEGIGPDELNIPDLLRRLEDDTVQEMILATNPNIEGEATAIYLSKLVRPFGIRVTRIAHGLPVGGDLEYADEVTLSKALEGRRELS; from the coding sequence GTGTATACGCCGGAACCGATTACACGTTTGATTGAGGGGTTCATGCGGCTACCAGGCATTGGACCAAAAACGGCTCAACGTCTGGCTTTTTTTGTTTTAGGAATGAAAGAAGAGGACGTTATGGACCTTGCTAAAGCCCTTGTTAGAGCAAAGCGTGACCTTACTCCCTGCGAAATGTGCAAAAATATCACAGATCAAAAGATCTGCTCTATCTGTGCGAATAAAAGCCGTGATCGTTCCGTTATCTGTGTGGTGCAAGATCCACGCGATGTAATCGCAATGGAACGCATGAAAGAGTATAGCGGATTATATCACGTGCTGAATGGAGCGATTTCTCCAATGGAAGGGATCGGCCCTGATGAATTGAATATCCCTGATCTTTTGCGCAGATTAGAAGATGATACGGTGCAAGAGATGATTCTAGCAACCAATCCCAACATAGAAGGGGAAGCAACAGCGATCTATCTATCTAAATTAGTACGCCCTTTTGGGATACGAGTTACACGGATCGCTCACGGCTTACCGGTTGGTGGAGATTTGGAATATGCGGATGAAGTTACACTCTCGAAGGCGCTTGAGGGTAGAAGGGAACTGAGCTAA
- a CDS encoding YbaB/EbfC family nucleoid-associated protein, protein MKNMNQMMKQVKKMQAQMAKAQEELAEKQVEGTAGGGVVKVVMSGQKELISLEIAPEAVDPEDVEMLQDMITAAFNEAMKNVDELVQNDMGKFTGGMNLPGMF, encoded by the coding sequence AACAAGTTAAAAAAATGCAGGCGCAAATGGCAAAGGCACAAGAAGAATTGGCTGAGAAACAGGTAGAAGGTACGGCAGGTGGCGGTGTGGTTAAGGTGGTTATGAGCGGACAGAAGGAATTGATCAGCTTGGAGATTGCACCAGAAGCAGTAGATCCAGAAGATGTTGAGATGTTACAAGATATGATTACCGCTGCTTTTAACGAAGCGATGAAGAATGTTGATGAGTTGGTACAAAATGATATGGGTAAATTTACAGGTGGAATGAATCTGCCGGGAATGTTTTAA